The Syntrophobotulus glycolicus DSM 8271 DNA window AAAGCGCATGGCCCGGTAAGCTCTGACGAGCTGCCCATACAAGGAAGTATACGCTGGCATTCTTCTATCCATTGGAGCGGCAATCGGGGCGGCAGTACCAATGCGGCACGCGCGGTGTTGGAGCAGCTGTACGCCACCGGCGAATTGATTATTCACCACAAGAAAGGTACACGGAAGTATTACGATCTTGCGGGCAATTATTTACCTGCCGAATTACTGAAGGCCTCCGATCCGTTGCCGGACGAGTTTGCGCATCAGAAATGGCGCGTTCTGCGGCGTATCGGAGCTGTTGGGATTCTGTGGAACCGTCCGTCAGACGCCTGGCTGAATATATGGGGCTTAAAATCGCCGCAGAGAAACGATGTATTCAGAGAATTGCTTGAGGAAGGGAAAATCCTCGAAGTCAAGGTTCAGGATTTAAAGGATATTCTTTTCTGCCATGCGAAGGATGGATCGCTTCTGGAAACCGTTCGGCAAAAGGATCAATTCAAACCGCGCTGCGAGCTGATCGCACCGCTTGACTGCCTAATGTGGGACAGGAGACTGATTCGTGCCCTGTTTGATTTTGATTACACTTGGGAAATCTATACTCCCGCCGCCAAGCGGAAATATGGGTTTTACGTTCTGCCTTTGCTTTATCATGACAGCTTTATCGGCCGTGTGGAAGCAATCGCTGACAATAAGACAAATATCCTGACGGTTAAAAATATTTGGTATGAGAAAAGTGTAAAGCAAACGAAAAAACTTCAAATGATGATAGAGAGAAATATAAGCCGGTTTGCGGAGTTTAACGAATGTAATAAAGTCAACTGCGACAGATCAACGGTAAAAACTTATTGCCATTAAACAATCATGGGACCAAATGGCAAGTGCTTCGGAAAGAAGGAGAAGAATGAATTACCAAATCATTGCCGTCCGTGAACACCCTGTCTGGCTGAACCGCGCCGTCGATTACTTCTCAGCCAAATGGGGAATTGAGCGCAAGCTTTACGAAGACGCGGTTTCAGACGGCATAACGACGGCAAATCCTTTGCCGCGCTGGTTCCTCCTGCTCAA harbors:
- a CDS encoding winged helix-turn-helix domain-containing protein — translated: MITLTNRQARQFILLKHGLLDEYKFIGKQGALDFVRQAGCIQFDPVDSCGKNAELTLQSRVKGFTKQTLYELLYRDRKLVDYPDKNLSVIPIENWPYFERYRQASREGGLRFEGLAELEDQAKAYIKAHGPVSSDELPIQGSIRWHSSIHWSGNRGGSTNAARAVLEQLYATGELIIHHKKGTRKYYDLAGNYLPAELLKASDPLPDEFAHQKWRVLRRIGAVGILWNRPSDAWLNIWGLKSPQRNDVFRELLEEGKILEVKVQDLKDILFCHAKDGSLLETVRQKDQFKPRCELIAPLDCLMWDRRLIRALFDFDYTWEIYTPAAKRKYGFYVLPLLYHDSFIGRVEAIADNKTNILTVKNIWYEKSVKQTKKLQMMIERNISRFAEFNECNKVNCDRSTVKTYCH